The Williamwhitmania sp. genome contains the following window.
AAGCATAACATTCTCCCCTTTCACCAGAATTTCGCCAACCACATTCTGTGGATCAGGGGAATCAATCATAATTTCGAGGGTGGGAAGGATTTTTCCACAAGAGCCGACTGGGATTTCTTTCCATGAAGCATACGAAATCAGCGGCCCGCACTCGGTCATACCAAACCCTACGGTATACTGGAATTTAATTTTTTTTAAAAATTCTTCCACTTCAAGATTAAGTGGTGCTCCGCCAATAATTACCTCAATGAAGCTTCCACCGAAAACGTCGGTGAGTTTTTTGTTTACCTGCTGAAAAATTTTTTTATCGAGAAGAGGAACATTCATAAGCATCTTCATGGGGCGCTTATTGAGAGTCGGCAGAATCTGCTTTTTGTAAATTTTCTCGATTATTAGTGGCACTGTAAGAACAAGTCTCGGTTTTATGTGCTCAAAAGCTTGCATAATTAGCTTTGGAGCAGGCGTTTTTGTTAGGAAGTTAATATGGCATCCAACAGAGAATGGCCACAAAAATTCAAAAGCGCATCCATAGGCATGCGCCAATGGTAAAAAGGAAACTATTCTATCGCCAGGACGCAAGGGTATGGTGGTGTGGCCAAAGAGCATGTTTGCCGCCAAGCTGTTTAGTGGGAGCATTACACCCTTAGAGAAGCCGGTTGTTCCTGATGTATAGCTTATTACACCAAGATTACTGTTTGGGATTTCTGCAAAATTTAGATCTTTGGGCTGGAGCTCGGCAAAAGCATCGCTATCGCTTTCAATCAAATGATTTGTCTGATCGGCTGCTGCCTGATTGTGGTGGGTAAGTAGGCCAAAGTTGGTAAGCGAAAAAAATGCGCGAACACTCCTCATTGATGACTCATCAATATTTTCCCAGATATTATCGCTGGAAAACATGAGAACCGAGTCGGAGTGGTTAACAATGTGGTGAATGTCGGCTGGCGCAAAATCGGGTAGGATAGGAACAATAACCGCTCCGTATGTAACAACGGATAGATATGCTATCGCCCAATTGCTGCTATTTCGACCTATAAGAGCAACCTTATCACCTTCGCAAAGCCCCCATATTTTATAGTATTCATGCAGCAGTGCAATTTTTTTGGCGACATCGGCGTAGGTATATGTCTTGTCGAGGTAGTCAGAAAAGGCAGGCCTATTCCAATTTTGCTTCAGGCTTTTTTCTACGTATTCCTTAATAAAGTTTTCGTTAATCATAGGGAACGCGTTTTTTGGTTAGAATCAATATGCTAAGCGCTAGGCGCTTGGTAAAGAAACCGCTTTATGCTGCGCTTGGGCGTTTTTTCAAATTCTTCGGGATAGAGTCTCACTTCACTGATTTGACAATAAGCAGGAAGCATTTTGTTGACATCCATCCGGTTTTCTTCCATTTTCTTTTGGATATCATCGGTTCGTATTTTTTGCTTATCGGCCAATTCGTAGTCGGGATAAACTAGGGCGATTAATTTTCCAGAGTGTTCAACAACAAGCGATTCCTGAACAAAGGGCATGTTGTTAATTCTTGCTTCAATTTCTTCGGGGTATATGTTTTGGCCCGAAGCACCAAGTATCATGTTCTTGCTTCGACCTTTAATAAACAGAAACCCATCCTTGTCCAACAGGCCAAGGTCTCCGGTATGCATCCATCCATCAGGGGTAAAGGCCGCTTCGGTAGCTTCTTCGTTGCGGTAGTAGCCAAGCATAACGTTGTCGCCCCTGACAAGAATCTCCCCAACGATATTTTCAGGATCGTCAGAGTCAATTTTTATTTGCATCCTGGGTGCCGCTTTTCCGGTGGAGAAGAGTTTTGTCTCGTTCCAGGGGGCATACGCAACAATGGGGCCACACTCAGTCATACCATATCCAACCGTAAAACGAAACCCAATTTTTTTCAGAAAACTTTCCACCTCTGGGTTCAGCGCTGCTCCACCAATTACCACCTCGTGAAATTCGCCACCAAAAATAGAGGTCAGCTTCTCGTTAATTTTTTTACAAATGCGGCGATCGACGATGGGGAGCTTAAGCAGTAATTTCACCGATGGTTTATTTATTGCATCCAGAATATTTTTTCGATAGATTTTCTCAATAATTAGAGGAACGGACAGAACCACTTTGGGCTTTAACTCTGCAAATGCTTCCAAAATAATTTTAGGAGAGGGTGTGCGGGTAAGAAAGTTTATGTGGCATCCCCTGGTGATGGGGTATAAAAATTCGAAAGCACCACCATATGCATGGGCCAGTGGAAGTATACTGACCATGTTTCCGCCTGGTTCTAGGGGTAACACATCCTCGGCAAATAGTAGGTTTGAATTTAATGAGCGGTAAGGTAGCATGACACCTTTGGAGAAGCCTGATGTCCCTGAAGTATAGTTAATTATAGCCAATTCTTCCGGAGCATCTCTATGGTAAGTAATGCATTCTGGGGTAAATCCAGTGGCGTACTTTTCCTTAAATAACCGCGGTAGGTCACCATGAATTTGGCGAACTGAAAAGGGTGTGTTCTCATGAAGAATGTCGAAGGCAGTCAGTGAAATTATGCACTTAACTCCAGGTATCTTTGTTTCGTTGAGATTGTCCCAAATTTGGTCGCCTGTAAACAGCACCATCGCTTCCGAATGGTTTACGATATGGTGAATATTGTCGGGCTTAAAGTCTTGTAAAATAGGAACAACGATGGCACCATAGGTGGTAATTGATAGAAATGCCACGGCCCAGTTGGAAGAATTTCTTCCTACAAGCGCAATTTTATCCCCTTTTCGAATCCCTGTTTTTTCAAATATGATATGGATTTTAGCAATTTTTCGAGCAATGTCCTTGTAGTAATAGGTTGTTCCTTTATAATCGCTAAGTGCAGGCAGTTCCCAGTTTTGACGAATACTCTTTTCAATATGGGCAACAAAGCTTTTTTCCATAAAAATTACTCTTTAAAAATAAGTTAAGTTGTTGATATTAAGAGCAATGATTGGTTTGCCTTAACGGCGAACCTGACAAAAGTATAAAAAAATTAATCTTAGCAAATATTTTAGTAAAATCGTTGTACCATAGTGGTTTCGTTATTTTTTTAACAGTGTGGTGCAATGATTATAATGGCAATCAGGTTTAAATAAAAAGACGTCTGCTTTGGGGGCAGGCGTCTTTTACTCGTTAAGCAAAAATTGCTTTATTTGATCATGAACTGAGTGGTTCCAATCTGCATCCCGTCCGTGAATATATTTACATCGTAAGAACCCGATACAAGGTCGCCATTGTTGTCGTAGAAAATGCAAAGATCAACATCCTTATTCTGGTAATCGATCTCTCGTTTTGCTGAGAAAACAATCTTTTGACCCTGATAATCAAACAGGTCCGTTTCAGATTTGGCCAGCACATATTTGTCAGGTCCGGTTATGCGGACGTAGACATCGCGCAATCCTGCTTGTGCAATATCGTTTTCTACGAGGGTAAAGCAAACCTTAATTTTATCGATACGGCGAGCTCGTGTAACCGTCTTACCACGCTTGTTAATTAGGGTTGCAGCAATATCGCGAGCCTTAATTATGGAGCCTTTTTGAACCTTACTCGAGAGTTCCTCATTTTTTTGTGACAGCTCCTGGTTTGCCATTTTGGTCATTCCTGATTCCTCCTTCACCTTCACATTTTCAGCAATGAGAGCTTGGTTCATGGTGTTCAGTGAGTCAATTTGCTGGATATAGCTCTTCATTATAGATCGAAGCGTTCCTAACTCTTTTTGATAATCCTTGATTTTTTGATAGTTGATGGCTTTTTCTTGCTTCATTTGAGCAAGAAGCCCCTGAATTTTACCACGCTCAACAGCAAGTTGGTTGTTTATGGAGTCGTTGTTTGATTCAAGATTTTTGTAGTCGGAGTATAGGTTGTTGAGATTCGATTCAATGCTGTCCTTCTCTTCATTGAGCTGGTACTGTATCACTTCTGATTGTTTCTTTTCTGCGCTATACTTCCAGAAAAGCAAGCCACAGATAACAACCAAGGCTGCAATTATGACGAGGTAGCCAATGCTCGACTTTTGGCTGGGCTGAGCCGTCTGCAAATTTTGTTCTTCCATAAACTTTTGGGCCATTTAAATTTCAGTGGGTGAAGATAGGAACATTTTTAATATCAGCGATTACCGTCGAGGGTGAGCTCGTGGAAAACATCTTCCAAATGTTTTTCTTGCGTTTGTAAAGTAATTATGGTTGCTCCTTGCTGAACCGCTTTATTAAAGATGGCAACTCTTGGGTCTCCGTTTTTCTCCACCAGAAGCATCCAGCCCCTCGCT
Protein-coding sequences here:
- a CDS encoding AMP-binding protein, giving the protein MEKSFVAHIEKSIRQNWELPALSDYKGTTYYYKDIARKIAKIHIIFEKTGIRKGDKIALVGRNSSNWAVAFLSITTYGAIVVPILQDFKPDNIHHIVNHSEAMVLFTGDQIWDNLNETKIPGVKCIISLTAFDILHENTPFSVRQIHGDLPRLFKEKYATGFTPECITYHRDAPEELAIINYTSGTSGFSKGVMLPYRSLNSNLLFAEDVLPLEPGGNMVSILPLAHAYGGAFEFLYPITRGCHINFLTRTPSPKIILEAFAELKPKVVLSVPLIIEKIYRKNILDAINKPSVKLLLKLPIVDRRICKKINEKLTSIFGGEFHEVVIGGAALNPEVESFLKKIGFRFTVGYGMTECGPIVAYAPWNETKLFSTGKAAPRMQIKIDSDDPENIVGEILVRGDNVMLGYYRNEEATEAAFTPDGWMHTGDLGLLDKDGFLFIKGRSKNMILGASGQNIYPEEIEARINNMPFVQESLVVEHSGKLIALVYPDYELADKQKIRTDDIQKKMEENRMDVNKMLPAYCQISEVRLYPEEFEKTPKRSIKRFLYQAPSA
- a CDS encoding AMP-binding protein, with translation MINENFIKEYVEKSLKQNWNRPAFSDYLDKTYTYADVAKKIALLHEYYKIWGLCEGDKVALIGRNSSNWAIAYLSVVTYGAVIVPILPDFAPADIHHIVNHSDSVLMFSSDNIWENIDESSMRSVRAFFSLTNFGLLTHHNQAAADQTNHLIESDSDAFAELQPKDLNFAEIPNSNLGVISYTSGTTGFSKGVMLPLNSLAANMLFGHTTIPLRPGDRIVSFLPLAHAYGCAFEFLWPFSVGCHINFLTKTPAPKLIMQAFEHIKPRLVLTVPLIIEKIYKKQILPTLNKRPMKMLMNVPLLDKKIFQQVNKKLTDVFGGSFIEVIIGGAPLNLEVEEFLKKIKFQYTVGFGMTECGPLISYASWKEIPVGSCGKILPTLEIMIDSPDPQNVVGEILVKGENVMLGYYKNEEATRATISPEGWLHTGDLGVVDTNGFIFIKGRSKSMILGSTGQNIYPEEIEARLNNMPFIQESLVVERNGRLVALIYPDYEAADEAGVNTNDLEIIMEENRKNINEQLPAFMQLAKTKLYPEEFEKTPKKSIKRFLYSTVDI